DNA from Mycolicibacterium alvei:
TCCGTGTCGGATCGCCACCGGGGTGACGGTGGGTCACAACGTGGTGCTTCACGGCTGCACCGTCGAGCAGGACAGCCTGGTCGGGATGGGTGCGGTGGTGCTCAACGGCGCGGTGATCGGTGCCGGCTCGCTGGTGGCCGCCGGTGCGGTCGTGCCCCAGGGCATGGTGGTACCGCCGCGCTCGCTGGTGGCCGGTGTGCCCGCCAAGGTGCGCCGAGAGCTCAGCGATGACGAGGTCGGCCACAACCAACTCAACGCGGCGGCCTACACACACCTGACCGGATTGCACCGCGACGCGGAGTAATCCGGCGAGCAGGCGTGAGTCAGCGCAGCGGGTGCGCCACCTCGTCGCGCGGCATCCGGGCCGCGGTCACGGCGACCGTAGCCAGGACGGCGGGTAACAGCCCGGCCACCAGGAAGATCGACTCCATCGAGACGACCTTCGACAACGGGCCGACGATCGCGAACGACAGCGGCATGAACGCGAGCGAGACGAAGAAGTCCAGGCTCGACACCCGGCCCAGCATCTCCGTCGGCACCCGGCGCTGCAGCAGCGTTCCCCAGATCACCATCGCGGCACCGTCGGTGACGCCGATGCTGAACGTGGCCGCCGCCATCAACGGGAACGACGACGTGACGCCGACGACCACCAGCGGAACCGAACCCAGCCCCCACATCAGCATCATCGTGGTCAGGTAGCGCCGCGGCATCCGGCGCGAGGACACCGTCAATGCACCCAGGGCGCTGCCGAATCCGAAGAACGCCAGGATGAATCCGTAGGCCCGGGCGCCGTCGGCGAACCGGTCCTGGGCGATGAACGGCAGCAGCACCTCGATCGGCCCGAGGATGACGAGCACGAACATGCTGGCGAACAACAGCGTCCACAGCAGCCACGGGGTGCGCACCATGAACGCGAAACCTTCACGCAGATCGCGCAATACGGGTGGCCGCACGCTGTCATCCTGTGCCGCAACCGGATCCGCGGTTCCCCGGGTGGCCACCAGCAGAGCCAGGCCGAGCCCGAACAGTACCGCCACCACCGCTGCCCCCAGCGCGGGGAAGGTCGCGGCGATCACCATGCCCGCGATTGCGGGACCGATCGATCGCTGGAACACCGGGCGCACCACACCCTCGACGCCGTTGGCCGCCAACAGTTGTTCCGGCGGAAGGATGCGCGGCAGGAGCGCGCTGTAGGCCGGGAAGAAGAACGCCGCGGCGATGCCGAGAATGCCCGCCGCGACGGCCAGGTGCCAGATCTTGAGCACATCGAGCAGGCCCAGTGCCGCGACCGTCGTGACCGTCACCAGATTGACGGTCTCCACCGCGATGATGATCGTGCGCTGGTTGATCCGGTCGGCGGCGATCCCGCCGACGAGGACGAACCCCACCAAGCCGACTCCGAGGCACGTGGCCACCAGCGACAGCGAGGCCGGATCGTTGTCGATCGCGATGACCTGTAACGCCATCACCACCGACCACATACCTTCGGCGAAGATCGACAACGTGACCGCGGCGATCAACAGCCGGTATTCGCGGATGCGGAAGGGTGCGAGCACGCCCCAGCCGCCGGTCTGGCCGACCGGCACCTCCGTGTCGTGGTGCATGCTCACAACATTTGATGGTGCCCACCCGGAGGGGTTCGGGTCCAACGATTTTCGCCGCTGGGCGCCCGGCGGGCAGCTACCGCTGGGTGAACTCCGGGCGCCGGTTCTGCTGGAAGGCCTTGGTGCCCTCGCGGAAGTCGTCGGACGCCAGCAGCTGCAGCTGGCCCTCGCGTTCGCGGGCGAAGGCGCCCTCGAGCTCGGTGAGGGTGGCCGCGTTGACGGCATGCTTGGTCTCGCGCAGGGCCAGCGCCGGACCGGACCGCAGCTTGGCGATGACCTTGTCCACCGCGGCGTCGAGCTCGTCGGCCGGGTACACCGCGCTGATCAGACCCCAGTCGTAAGCGTCGGTGGCGGTGAGGCGGTCGGCCAGCAGCGCCAGGCGCATGGCCCGGATCCGGCCGATGTTGGCGGCAACGAGAGCCGAGGCACCGCCGTCGGGCATCAACCCGATCTTGGTGAACGCCAGCAGGAAGAAGGCATGCTCCGAGGCCAGCACGACGTCGGACGCCAGGGCCAGTGACACCCCGACGCCGGCGGCCGGTCCCTGCACGACGGCCACGACCGGCTTGGGCAGCGCGACGATGGAGGCGACGGCACGGTTGGCGGCGTCGAGCACGCCCGCGGCGTCGTGACTCTTGGCCTTCTGGTCTTCCTCACTGATGCCGGCGCCGGAGCTGAACCCGCGGCCCGCGCCGCCGAGGCGAACCACCCGCACATCCGGGTCGGTGGCGGCCAGATCAACGGCATCGGCGATTGCCACGAGCATGTTCTGGGTCAGCGAATTGAGGCTGTCCGGCCGGTTCAGCGTCACCGACAGCACGGCGCCCTCGAGCGATACGGTCACGTCTTCTACGTCGGGGTATTCGCGGGTCACGGTCATCTATGCACCTTAGGTCTGGCGGGGATGGCTATGGCCATGCCGGTCGAGAAGGTTATACAAGTAAGCTATGTCACCGGTCAACCGAGGCCAACACGCAAAGGGGCGAAAGAGCATGGCAGGACCACTGCAAGGTTTGCGCGTCGTGGAGTTGGCCGGTATCGGCCCGGGCCCGCACGCGGCGATGATTCTCGGCGATCTTGGGGCCGATGTGGTGCGGATCGAGCGGCCGGGCAAGGACACCGGTACGCCCAGTGCCGACACCATGTTGCGTAACCGCCGGTCGGTGGCCGCGGACATGAAGAGCGACGAGGGCCGCGCGCTGGTGCTCACACTCATCGAGAAGGCCGACGTGCTGATCGAGGGTTTCCGTCCCGGCGTCACCGAGCGGTTGGGTCTGGGGCCTGAGGACTGCGCGAAGGTCAACGAACGACTGATCTACGCCCGCATGACGGGTTGGGGACAGGAAGGCCCACGGGCCCTGCAGGCCGGCCACGACATCAACTACATCTCCCTCAACGGCCTGCTGCACGCCGTGGGTCGCGCGGGGGAACGTCCCGTCCCACCGCTGAACCTCGCCGGTGATTTCGGTGGTGGGTCGATGTTCCTGCTCGTCGGCATCCTCTCGGCACTGTTCGAGCGGCAGAGCTCGGGCAAGGGGCAGGTGATCGACGCGGCGATGATCGACGGGTCCAGTGTGCTGATGCAGATGATGTGGAGCTTCCGCAGCCAGGGCCTGTGGTCCGACGAGCGCGGCACCAACATGCTCGACACCGGCGCTCCGTACTACGACACCTACGAGACCTCCGATGGCCGCTACATGTCGATCGGGGCGATCGAACCGCAGTTTTACGCCGAGCTGCTCAAGGGACTGGGCCTGGAGGATGCCGATCTGCCGGGCCAGAACGACATGGCCCGCTGGCCCGAGCTGCGCGAGGCCTTCACCAAGGCATTCGCCGCGCACGACCGGGACCACTGGGCCGAGGTGTTCGCCGGCACTGACGCGTGTGCGGCACCGGTGCTGTCTTTCGCCGAGGTCCTCACCGAGCCGCACATTGCCGAGCGCAACACGTTCTTCGACGAAGGCGGCAACCTGCAACCGATGCCGGCACCACGGTTCTCCCGCAGCACCCCGGCGGTGCCGACACCGCCGGGCCCGCGCGGAGCGGACACCGAAGCCGTTCTGCGGGACTGGGTTTAGTTCAACCACATCAGGAGGTCGGCGCCATGCCGGCCGGAAAGGAATGCGGTAAGTGGAGATCAAAGACGCGGTAGCCGTCGTCACCGGCGGTGCCTCCGGCCTGGGCCTGGCCACCACCAAGCGGCTGCTCGATGCCGGCGCCCAGGTGGTCGTGATCGACCTCAAGGGTGAAGAGGTCGTGGCCGAACTGGGTGATCGGGCCAAGTTCGTCGCCACCGACGTCACCGACGAGGCGGGCGTGACCGAGGCACTCGATGTCGCGGAATCGCTTGGCCCGGTGCGGATCAACGTCAACTGCGCGGGCATCGGCAACGCGATCAAGACCCTGAGCAAGAACGGTGCGTTCCCACTGGATGGGTTCCGCAAGGTGGTCGAGGTCAACCTGATCGGCACATTCAACGTGATCCGGCTCAGCGCCGAGCGCATCGCCAGGACTACGCCGCTCGACGGCAGGAACTCAGCAGAGCGCGGCGTCATCATCAACACCGCCTCCGTCGCGGCGTTCGACGGTCAGATCGGGCAGGCCGCCTACTCGGCGTCCAAGGGCGGTGTGGTGGGCATGACCCTGCCGATCGCGCGGGATCTGTCGCGTGAGCTGATCCGGGTGTGCACCATCGCGCCGGGTCTGTTCAAGACGCCGCTGCTGGGCTCGCTGCCCGAGGAGGCTCAGCGCTCGCTGGGCCAGCAGGTGCCGCACCCAGCCCGGTTGGGCGATCCCGATGAGTATGGCGCCCTGGCTGTGCACATCATCGAGAACCCGATGCTCAACGGCGAGGTCATCCGCCTCGACGGCGCTATCCGCATGGCTCCGCGGTAACTAGGAAGGCGAATTTATGGCATTGATGACGAAGTTCACCGAGACATTCGGGATCGAGCACCCCATCGTGCAGGGTGGCATGCAGTGGGTCGGCCGCGCCGAACTCGTTGCGGCCGTGGCCAATGCGGGTGCGTTGGGGTTCATCACCGCGCTCACACAGCCCACTCCGGCCGATCTGGCCAAGGAGATCGAGCGGTGTCGTGAGCTCACCGACAAGCCGTTCGGGGTGAACCTGACGATCCTGCCCACGATCAACCCGCCGCCATACGACGAGTACCGCCAGGTGATCGTCGACTCGGGCATCAAGATCGTCGAGACCGCGGGCTCCAACCCGGCGCCGCATCTGCCGATGTTCCACGCCAACGGTATCAAGGTGCTGCACAAGTGCACCTCGGTGCGCCACGCTGTGAAGGCGCAGAGCCTGGGCGTGGACGGCATCAGCATCGACGGGTTCGAGTGCGCCGGTCATCCGGGCGAGGACGACATTCCAGGCCTGGTCCTGATCCCGGCGGCGTCGGAGAAGATCGACATCCCGATGATCGCCTCGGGTGGTTTCGCCGATGCGCGTGGTCTGGTGGCCGCGCTGGCGCTGGGCGCCGATGGCATCAACATGGGCTCGCGGTTCATGTGCACCGCCGAGTCGTCGATTCATCACAAGGTCAAGGAAGCGATAGTGGCGGGCACGGAGCTCGACACCGAGCTGATCTTCCGCAGCCTGGGTAACACCGCGCGGGTCGCAAGCAACGCGGTCTCACGTGAGGTGGTGCAGATCCTCAAAGACGGCGGCCAGTTCGAGGACGTCAAGGATCTGGTGGCCGGCAAACGCGGCGTGAAGGTCTATGAGGTCGGTGATCTCGACGCAGGCATCTGGTCGGTCGGAACCTCGATGGGTCTGATCAACGACATTCCCACCTGCGGCGAACTCGTCTCGCGAATGGTGGCGGACGCCGAGCTGCTGATCAGTGGGCGCCTGGCGAACATGGTCGGTGCGGGCGAAGCCGAGTCTGAGAAGGAAGCAGTCCTCGCCTGAGCGAGGACTGCGGCCCTGGGAAGGGCAAATTACGGCAAACTGAAGATGGGAAACGCGCGCCGCGAGGCGCGCGTTTTCTCATACTGCGGTGGGCAGCTCCTGGTAGTCGTCAAACTGCTCCGAGGTGTCGCCCTCGACGAGGAAATCGCCGTGGTAGAGGGCCTCGAAGTCGACCTTGATGACATCTGCACTGGTGTCGTCGATCCACATGACACTGAGCGTATGGGTCACTATTAAGGAATCTTTGAGTTACGGTTCGGAAAATGGTGGCAATCCTACTTTTCGGTAGGTTTCTAGCCAGTAGGGCTTGTGACGTGGATGGGGTTCGTCCCGTTCAGGGCGATCCAGGTCACCACGGCGGCTGCGACGCCGATCACCAATAGCCCGACCGCCGCCTTGGCCGACACCTTGGACCGGCCGAATACCCGGTGATCGACCGAGAACGCGCCGGCGCCGGTGAACAGCAGAGCGGCGGCGGCGAATGCGGCCAGGAACGGAACGTTGAACGGCTGGGACCAGAAGGCGTCCGCCGAGACGTTCACAGCCCAGGCGTCGACCATCGCACCGATCACCGCACAGGCGGCCAGCGGGGTAAGGGCACCCAGCAGCAGGCCGATGCCGCCCAGGGTTTCGGCCGCGGTCACCATGAACGCGCCGAACGCGGGGAACCGCCAACCGCTGGATTCCATGAATCCCACGGCGGTGCCGAAGTCGAATGCCTTGATCAGGCCGGCTTGCAGCATGGTTGCGCCGGTGGCGATGCGCAGGATGAGCAACCCGGTATCGGTCATGCGTGTGGTCGCGGTTTCGGCGTCGGTGGTGATTGTCATGACTTATTAGACGCAGGGAGGCGTCCGAATTCATCGCGCACTCGGAGTTGAACCCTTCGGCGTCGGGGTCCGTGTGTAGAGCGAGGCCCACGTTGACGCTGGAAACTTACCGTTGTTAACTTAACGGCGATACCCATTGGGGAAGGACACTACGTGCTGCACCGAATCGCGCATCTGGCCCTCGCCGCACCGCGGCGGGTCCTCATCGTCGCCGCACTGGCGATGGTCGCCGCGGGCATCTTCGGCATTCCCGTCGCCAAGAGCCTGTCGGCGGGCGGATTCCAGGATCCGACTTCGGAATCTGCGCAGGCCACCCAGCTACTCTCGGACAAGTTCGCCCGCGGAGACATGCAGTTGGTCATCAGCGTCACCGACGACTCGGCCACCGGCGCCCAGAGCCCGGCCGCGCGTGCGGCGGGCACCGACATCGCCGCTCAGCTCAAAAGATCTCCGTACGTGACCCAGGTCAGCTCGGCCTGGACCGTACCCGCACCCGCGGCAGCCACGCTGATCAGCAAGGACGGCAAGACCGGGCTGGTCCTGGCGGGCATCACCGGCGGGGAGAGCGGCGCGCAGAAGCACGCCAAGGCACTCACCGATCAACTCGTGCACGACCGTGACGGCGTGACCGTGCGGGCCGGGGGTGAGGCGATGATCTACGTCCAGATCAACGGGCAGAGCGAAAAAGACCTGCTGATGATGGAATCCATCGCGATCCCGTTGAGCTTCCTCGTTTTGGTGTGGGTTTTCGGCGGACTGCTGGCCGCCGCGCTGCCGCTTGCCGTCGGAGGTTTCGCGATCCTCGGATCGCTGGCGGTGCTGCGCGGGTTCACCATGGTCACAGACGTCTCGATCTTCGCCCTCAACCTCACCGTCGCGATGGGGCTGGCGCTGGCGATCGACTACACCCTGCTGATCATCAGCCGTTATCGCGACGAACTGGCCGACGGAGTCGAACCGGATCGGGCTCTGGTACGCACCATGGCGACTGCCGGGCGCACAGTGCTGTTCTCGGCGATGACGGTGGCGCTGTCGATGGTGGCGATGGTGCTGTTCCCGATGTACTTCCTCAAGTCCTTCGCCTACGCGGGTATCGCGGTGGTGGCGCTGGCGGCGTTCGCGGCCATCGTCGTGGCGCCGGCCGCCATTGCGCTGCTCGGTGACCGTCTCGACGCCTACGACGTGCGCCGGTTCCTCCGGCGGATCCTCGGTCGGCCTGAACCCTTGCACAAACCCGTCGAGCAGACGTTCTGGTACCGGACGACCAAGCGGGTCATGCGTAGATCGGTTCCGGTCGGGATCGGGGTCATCGCGTTGCTGCTGATGCTGGGTGCTCCCTTCCTCGGTATCAAGTGGGGCTTCCCCGATGACCGGGTGTTGCCGCCCTCGGCGTCGTCCCGCCAGCTCGGCGACGAACTGCGCAACGATTTCGCGGTCGATTCCTCGACTGCGGTCACCGTGGTGCTGCCCGACGTGACCGCGTTGCCGCCGGCCGAACTCGACCGCTACGCACGCGACCTGTCGCAGGCAGCCGACGGTGCCTCGGTGTCCGCGCCGGGGGGCACCTTTGTCGACGGCCGTCGGGTCGGCCCGCCGGCCTCGGGAACCGGAATCGCCGACGGCAGTGCATTTCTCACCGTGGGTAGTCACGTGCCGTTGTTCAGCGACGCCTCCGAGGCTCAGCTCGACGCTCTGCACGCGGTGCCGGCACCGACCGAGGTGCAGTTCACCGGCATGGCGCAGGTGAACCGCGACAGCTCGTATGCGATCACGTCCCGGTTGCCGATGGTGCTCGGCATCATCGCGGCCATCACCTTCGTGCTGCTGTTCCTGCTCACGGGCAGTGTGGTGCTCCCACTGAAAGCGTTGGTGCTCAACGTGTTGTCCCTGTCGGCGGCATTCGGTGCGCTGGTGTGGATCTTCCAGGACGGCCACCTCGGTGCGCTCGGCACCACATCGACAGGCACCTTGGTGGCCAACCTGCCGGTGTTGTTGTTCTGCATCGCATTCGGATTGTCGATGGACTATGAGGTGTTCCTGGTCTCGCGGATCCGCGAGTACTGGCTGTCACCCGGCCTGGTCCGTCCCGACGGCACCGAAATGTCCGCACGCGAACGGAACGACGAGAGCGTCGCGCTCGGCCTGGCCCGCACCGGTCGCGTGGTGACAGCTGCGGCGCTGTTGATGTCGATCTCGTTCGCCGCACTGATCGCCGCGCAGGTGGCCTTCATGCGGATGTTCGGTCTCGGCCTGACCATCGCGGTTCTCGTCGATGCCACCTTGGTACGCATGCTGTTGGTGCCGGCATTCATGCATTTGATGGGCCAGTGGAACTGGTGGGCACCGGCACCGTTGGCCCGGCTGCACAAGCGGATCGGGATCAGCGAGTCGGGTCCGGACGATCTGGACCCTGGTGCGCCCGGTGACGCTCCCGGGGATGGCGGCAAACGCGAACGCGCCGGGGCCGGTGTGACGGACGCCGGCTAGCGTGACGACCCAACCGCGTAAACGACACCGCGCCCCACGTGGTTCCGGCGAGCTTCTGCGTGATCAGATCCTCGATGTCACAACCGAATTGCTGTTGGATACCGGCAATGCCAAGGCAGTGTCGATCCGCTCGGTGGCCCAGCGCATCGGAGTGACTTCACCGTCGATCTACCTGCATTTCGCCGACAAGGACACGCTGCTGGACGCGGTCTGCTCGCGGTACTTCGAGAAACTCGACGAGGAGATGCAGCGGGCTTCCAGGCCGGCCGGGGTCGATCACCCACCCACCATCGAGGTGCTGCGCGCGCAGGGCCACGCCTATGTGAACTTCGCCAGGCGAACACCCGAGCTGTATCGGCTGGCCACCATGGGTGAGGGCAGACCCGGCAGCGACGTCGACACCGCGCTGAACAGTTCGGCATTCCAGCACATGCGGGCGACCATAGCCGCACTCATCACCGAGGGGATCTACCCGCCCGGGGACGCCACCGCGATGGCGCTCGAACTGTGGACCGCAGCGCACGGGGTGGCCGCCCTGCTGATCTCCAAACCGTATCTGCCGTGGGGCGATGTCGAGGAGTTCACCGATCGAGTTCTGCGCGCGGTGTGCACCGGTCAGATCGTCTCTGGGATCATCGGAACCGATCTGGAACCCATGGAGACCATCGCCCGGTTGAAGGGACTGGCCGATGAACACAGTGCTGATGACATCGAAGAAGGGCACCTGCCGTGACTGACAAGACCTCAGACAATCCGTTCTTCGCCCGGGTGTGGAAGACGCTGTCGAGTTCGGAGCCGAAGGCGCTGCGTCGACTGCGCCGTGACAACCTCGCCGGACTCAGCGGGCGGGTCCTGGAGATCGGCGCGGGCACCGGGACGAACTTCGCCTACTACCCGTCCACGGTCACCGAGGTGGTCGCCATCGAGCCAGAACGTCACCTCGCCGAAGTTGCCCGCAGAGCGGCGGTCCAAGCCCCGGTGTCGGTAACCGTCACCAGCGACACCGCCGAGAGATTCAGCAGCACAGAACCATTCGACGCAGTGGTCTGCTCGCTGGTGCTGTGCTCGATCGATCGGCCGGATACTGTTCTACGGCAGCTATTTTCGATGGTCCGGCCGGGCGGGGAGCTGCGGTACCTGGAGCATGTCGCCGGTAGTGGCTGGCGGGCCGGGATGCAGCGGGTGGCCGATGCCACCGTCTGGCCGCGGTTGTTCGGCAACTGCCACACTCATCGGCACACCGAGCGGACCATCGCAGACAGCGGATTTCAGGTTGAGGTTGCGCATCGTGAGATCGCGATGCCGGACTGGGTGCCACTGCCGGTGACGGAGTTCGCGATCGGGCGTGCGGTTCGGCCTGCCTAGCCGACGTCGCGACTACCGAGGAGCGTAGGCAACCGCTGCAGCAGGTTCGGCAGGGAACCGGCCGCGGTCTCACGTAGGGAAACCGTCGCGCTGTCGGACAACGGTGTGCGCTCCGGATTGACCTCGATCACCACGGTGCCCGCGGCCAGGGCGGCCTCGGGCAGGCCTGCCGCCGGATAGACGACTGAGCTGGTGCCCACCACGATCACCACATCGGCGTTACTGACCGCCAGTACCGAGTGCTGCCAGGCGTCGTCGGGCAGCGGCTCGCCGAACCACACCACGCTCGGCCGGATCAGGCCGCCGCACGGGCACACCGGAGGGGCGATCGTCTCGACCGGCTCCGGCATAGCGGGCAGATCGCCTTCGAACCTCGAACCGCATGCATCGCAACGGAACTCGAACAGATTTCCGTGCAGATGGTAGACATTGGTACTGCCGGCGCGCTCGTGCAGGTTGTCTACGTTCTGGGTGACGACGTGTACGTCGGCGAAATCCTGCCAGGCAGCCACGGCCAGATGCCCGTCATTGGGCTGCACCTGGGACATCATGTAGTGGCGCCACAGATACCAGGCCCAGACTTTCTCCGGATGCCGCTGCCAGCCTTCGATGCTGGATATCTCGTACGGGTCCACCTGTGCCCACAGGCCCGTCTCGACATCGCGGAATGTGGGTACACCGCTCTCTGCCGAGATCCCGGCACCACTGAGGACAGTCACTTGCACATGACCAACGTAGTCGGTTTGGGTGATACTGAGCATGTGGTCGAGTTGGGGGATTGGGTCCTGGTTGATTCGAGCGGGGAAAAGCCGTTGTTCGATCAACTCAGGGTCCAGATTATCGAGGGTATTCGGCAGGGACGCCTGACACCGGGTGCCCGATTGCCTACGGTGCGTGAACTGGCGGGGAAGGTCGGGCTCGCGGTGAATACCGTGGCGAGGGCCTATCGCGAGTTGGAGTCGGCGGGGGTATTGGAGACCCGGGGGCGGTACGGCACGTTCGTCGCACGGGCCGATCCGGCCGATGCGGCGATGGCCACCGCCGCGCATTCGTTCGCCGAGGCCGCTCGTGCGCTGGGGATCGGCAAGGCCGATGCCCTGCGCTATCTGGACAACGCATTCGACTGATCGGGTTCAACCGGTCGCGTCGCCGCGCCAGCGGAGTACATCCAGCGCGACGGCGACTGCGACGCTGTTCTCGGCCAGTGGGCGGGGCAGAAGTTCGTCGGCGCGGGCCAGTCGGCGCAGCAGCGTATTGCGATGCAGGTACAGCCTCGTCGCGGCGCGCGAAGCGTTGCACTGTTCGTGGACGAACACCCTGACCGTTGCCTGCATTTCGGTGTCGGCCGTCTCGAACGCGCCGAGATTGTGGCTGACGAATTCGGCAGCGCGATCGGGTTCGGCGGTGATGAGTGCGATCAATTCGACGTCGGTGAACCGTGCGATCTGTTGCGTGGAGTGCAGCCGGGCCATCATCTGCTGAGTGGTGATCGCATCGAAGTGGCTGCGTCGGAAGCCATCCAGACCTTGGGCGGCTGGTCCGACGGCGATGCGGACACCGTCCAGGTCTCCAGCGACACGGGTGAGCGCCTCGAAGCCGTGCTGGAGGTCGGCGTTACCGGCCGCCCACACCCAGCGGGTCGCGGTGCTCGCCAGCACGCTCAACGGTCGTGGATCGCCGCAGTCCTGGCCGAATGCCTCGGCGGCCCGGTCCAACCCGGACATGTCGCCGCCGGGATCCTCGCTCCAGATCACCGAAGCCGTGTGGACTCCGGTCAGCGCGTGGCCCAGGCGCGCTTCCGCGCGCTGCCGGGGGATCGGAGCACCTTCGAGCAGCAGCGCGACGGTCTCGCGCCGCTCGGCGTGGGTGCCGCGGGTCAGGTCGTCGCGTTCCAGGTCGATCTGGGCAGCGATCCCGGCCAGTGTGGTGTCGACGAACGTACTGATGGACTGCGAGCAGACATCCAGCATCTCGTGGAGTTCGGCAGGGTCCGACGTGAGCTCGAAGGCGATCTCCATGAGACGACGCCACGCCACACCCTCGCCGACCCGGTAGGCATCGAGGGGAAACTCGGTGACGCCGCGGCGCACCAGTTCCCGGGCGATGCTCAGCGGCTCCGGTCCGGTGTTCGGCGGCACCGGAGCGCCCGGATCGCGGACGTTCGCCGTGCCCCAGAAGAACAGGTTGGCGTGGTTGCTGCGGATGACGGCGCCGGCCAGTTCGGGGTCGGACGCGATTGTGGGGCTGGCCGCCAGGACTGCGGCATCGAACGCGTCGAGCCATTCCTGCCGGGGATTGATGACAATCTGTGCACACTGCCGGATCAGGTCCTGCACCCGCTGCGACGGTGGCTGCCACACCATCTCCCCAGCGTAGAGCGGTGGTGCAAAGTGCACCACCGATTGGGTGAAGTTCGGCATTTCTGACCTTGGGCGGTGTTCTTCCGGTCGGGACCATTGAGACATGAACCACACCGAACACGTCGACGTACTCATCATCGGCGCCGGCATCTCCGGTATCGGTGCCGCCTACTATCTGCAGCGCGAGCACCCCGGCCGCAGCTACGCCATTCTGGAGGCCCGTGGCGCCACCGGCGGCACGTGGGACCTGTTCCGGTACCCCGGTATTCGATCGGACTCCGACCTGCACACCTTCGGCTACGAGTTCAAGCCGTGGCGCGACGAGCACGCCATCGCCACTGCCGACAAGATCCTGGCCTACCTGCGTGAGACGGTGTCAGAGAACGGCATCGACGAGAAGATCCGGTTCCACCACAAGGTGCTCGGCGCGGCGTGGGATTCCGCAACGGCCACCTGGACCGTGGACGTCGAGCGGACCGGCAGCGACGGCGCGGATCCGGAACTCGTGCAGATCTCGGCGAACTGGCTCTTCTGCGGCGGCGGTTACTACCGCTACGACGAGGGCTACACCCCGCACTTCGAAGGGCAGGAGCGATTCACCGGCCAGATCGTGCATCCCCAGCACTGGCCCGAGGACCTCGACTACACCGGCAAGAAGGTCGTCGTGATCGGTAGCGGTGCCACTGCGGTGACCCTGGTGCCGTCGATGGCACCGACCGCAGGGCACGTGACCATGCTGCAGCGATCGCCCACCTACGTGCTTCCCGTCCCGGCCAAGGACGCCTTCGCCAACACCGCCAGGCGGTTGCTGGGCGATCACCTGGGCTATGCGGCGGCCCGGCGCAAGAACGTCATCAAGCAGCGCACCGTCTACACGCTGTGCCAGAAGTTCCCGACTGCGGCCCGCTGGCTGATCCGGAAGGTCAACGCCGCCAAGTTGCCCAAGGGATACCCCGTCGACGAGCACTTCGCGCCCCACTACAACCCGTGGGACCAGCGGTTGTGTGCGGTGCCCGACGGAGACCTCTTCAAGGCCATCGGTAACGGCAGTGCCTCGGTGGTCACCGACCGCATCGCGACGTTCACCGAGAAGGGCATCCTGCTGGAGTCCGGCCGCGAACTGGACGCCGACATCATCGTCACCGCAACGGGACTCAACATCCAGCTGTTCGGCGGGATGTCGCTCACCGTAGACGGTGAGCCGGTGAACCTCGCCGAGTCCGTGGCCTACAAGGGCATCATGCTCTCGGGCGTGCCGAACTTCGCCTTCGCGTTCGGCTACACCAACTCGTCGTGGACGCTGAAGGTCGGACTGCTCTGCGAGCACTTCTGCCGACTGCTGAAGCACA
Protein-coding regions in this window:
- a CDS encoding gamma carbonic anhydrase family protein, with amino-acid sequence MPEPLIVSVAGHTPQIDPDAWVAPNASVIGQVSLAAGASVWYGATLRAEVEPIEVGAGSNIQDGVTVHVDPGFPCRIATGVTVGHNVVLHGCTVEQDSLVGMGAVVLNGAVIGAGSLVAAGAVVPQGMVVPPRSLVAGVPAKVRRELSDDEVGHNQLNAAAYTHLTGLHRDAE
- the tet(V) gene encoding tetracycline efflux MFS transporter Tet(V), translated to MHHDTEVPVGQTGGWGVLAPFRIREYRLLIAAVTLSIFAEGMWSVVMALQVIAIDNDPASLSLVATCLGVGLVGFVLVGGIAADRINQRTIIIAVETVNLVTVTTVAALGLLDVLKIWHLAVAAGILGIAAAFFFPAYSALLPRILPPEQLLAANGVEGVVRPVFQRSIGPAIAGMVIAATFPALGAAVVAVLFGLGLALLVATRGTADPVAAQDDSVRPPVLRDLREGFAFMVRTPWLLWTLLFASMFVLVILGPIEVLLPFIAQDRFADGARAYGFILAFFGFGSALGALTVSSRRMPRRYLTTMMLMWGLGSVPLVVVGVTSSFPLMAAATFSIGVTDGAAMVIWGTLLQRRVPTEMLGRVSSLDFFVSLAFMPLSFAIVGPLSKVVSMESIFLVAGLLPAVLATVAVTAARMPRDEVAHPLR
- a CDS encoding enoyl-CoA hydratase, with the protein product MTVTREYPDVEDVTVSLEGAVLSVTLNRPDSLNSLTQNMLVAIADAVDLAATDPDVRVVRLGGAGRGFSSGAGISEEDQKAKSHDAAGVLDAANRAVASIVALPKPVVAVVQGPAAGVGVSLALASDVVLASEHAFFLLAFTKIGLMPDGGASALVAANIGRIRAMRLALLADRLTATDAYDWGLISAVYPADELDAAVDKVIAKLRSGPALALRETKHAVNAATLTELEGAFAREREGQLQLLASDDFREGTKAFQQNRRPEFTQR
- a CDS encoding CaiB/BaiF CoA transferase family protein; its protein translation is MAGPLQGLRVVELAGIGPGPHAAMILGDLGADVVRIERPGKDTGTPSADTMLRNRRSVAADMKSDEGRALVLTLIEKADVLIEGFRPGVTERLGLGPEDCAKVNERLIYARMTGWGQEGPRALQAGHDINYISLNGLLHAVGRAGERPVPPLNLAGDFGGGSMFLLVGILSALFERQSSGKGQVIDAAMIDGSSVLMQMMWSFRSQGLWSDERGTNMLDTGAPYYDTYETSDGRYMSIGAIEPQFYAELLKGLGLEDADLPGQNDMARWPELREAFTKAFAAHDRDHWAEVFAGTDACAAPVLSFAEVLTEPHIAERNTFFDEGGNLQPMPAPRFSRSTPAVPTPPGPRGADTEAVLRDWV
- a CDS encoding 3-hydroxyacyl-CoA dehydrogenase, producing the protein MEIKDAVAVVTGGASGLGLATTKRLLDAGAQVVVIDLKGEEVVAELGDRAKFVATDVTDEAGVTEALDVAESLGPVRINVNCAGIGNAIKTLSKNGAFPLDGFRKVVEVNLIGTFNVIRLSAERIARTTPLDGRNSAERGVIINTASVAAFDGQIGQAAYSASKGGVVGMTLPIARDLSRELIRVCTIAPGLFKTPLLGSLPEEAQRSLGQQVPHPARLGDPDEYGALAVHIIENPMLNGEVIRLDGAIRMAPR
- a CDS encoding NAD(P)H-dependent flavin oxidoreductase, encoding MALMTKFTETFGIEHPIVQGGMQWVGRAELVAAVANAGALGFITALTQPTPADLAKEIERCRELTDKPFGVNLTILPTINPPPYDEYRQVIVDSGIKIVETAGSNPAPHLPMFHANGIKVLHKCTSVRHAVKAQSLGVDGISIDGFECAGHPGEDDIPGLVLIPAASEKIDIPMIASGGFADARGLVAALALGADGINMGSRFMCTAESSIHHKVKEAIVAGTELDTELIFRSLGNTARVASNAVSREVVQILKDGGQFEDVKDLVAGKRGVKVYEVGDLDAGIWSVGTSMGLINDIPTCGELVSRMVADAELLISGRLANMVGAGEAESEKEAVLA